The genomic segment TTCCGGTATTATACGAAAAAGCGCTTGCGTTAAGCTTTTTTTCTTTTGCCGCCTTTGTTCCGGCAAATAGTTTTCGTAACTCATCCGCTACACCGCTATACGTTGCGACAGTTGAACGGACATTAACACCGATAGGAGCGGCATCGATGAGGTTTACCCGCGTAATTCCGCAAGCCAAAATCTTTTTTACGGGAAAGGGCGCTTTTTTTCCGGCAGCCGCTGCCTGAAGCGCAGGGATAAGACTCTCCAGCACCAGCGTCGTTTTCCCCGAACCGGAGACACCCGTAACCGCCGTCAGCCTGCTCTTAGGGATATCTACCGTCAACGCATGTACCGTATGAATTGGAGCAGTTTCCAGATGAATAGCGCCCTTTGCAAACAGCTCTGTTTTTGTCGCACGTTTTCGCGTAAGCACATTTTCATTTTCCGTGATAAAACCTGCAATCTTTGAATCCGGATTTTTTGCAATCGATTCAACGTTGCCCTGCGCGATAATTCTTCCGCCCTCGTTTCCGGCGAGCGGCCCCATTTCGATTATATAATCTGCGCGCTTGAGTACACGTACATCGTGATCAACTAGAACGACGGAATTGCCATCAGCAATCAAACTGTTTACAACTTCCATTAAACCGTCGATATTGGATGGATGCAGTCCGATACTCGGTTCATCAAGCACGTATAAAACACCCGTCGTTTCATTGCGAACAGCCCGCGCAAGCTGTACCCGCTGCCGCTCCCCTGTCGAAAGGGTGCTACTTGAACGGTCAAGAGAAAGATAGCCGAGTCCGAGTTCTTTAAGCCGCCGTGCGTTATCTGTCAACGAGGCAATAATGCTCAAAGCCATCGGGCGCATTTCTTCAGGCAGCGTTGTAGGCACACCTTCAACCCATTGAAGCAATTCATCGAGTGTCAACGCCGTTGCTTCGGCAAGATTTTTCCCTGCAAGCATCGTCGCCCTGACTGCTTCGGAAAGCCGTGTTCCCTTGCAATCGGGACAAACTGTTTCATGCAGAAATTTACGAATTTTATCCAAGCCTTTTTCCGATTCGGCATTATGCAGCGCGTTTTCGGCAGCCCGATGCGCATTAAAATACGTGCAATTCAATTCGAATATTTTGCCGTTTTTAGAATGCCAGACGATCATCTTTTTGGTTTCTTCACCTTCAAAGACGATGCGCCGCTCCTCTTTAGTGAGTTCGGAAAACGGCACATCTATCCGCACACCGAGTTCGGCAACGGTTTTCGGCATAGCGATAAGTCCGAATAGCTTCCACGGTAAAACAGCTCCATCTTCGATAGATATGCTTTCGTCGGGAACTAACGTACTGTCATCGACCTCGCGCACTATTCCCGTGCCGCCGCAGGTTGGACACGCTCCGTCCGAATTGAATGCCATCGCCTCCGCACCGGGACCGTAAAACGCCTCGCCGCATACGGGACAGACAATCGGCTGCATCAGTGCAACCGCCATACTCGCAGGAACGTGATGACCGTTCGGACATACATGACTACCGAGCCGTGAAAACATAAGACGTAGGCTATTCAATAATTCGGAAGCCGTACCGAAAGTGCTGCGTACTCCCGGAATACCGGGTCTTTGATGCAGCGCAAGTGCGGCGGGTACATGGCGTATTTCGTCGATATCCGCTCGTCCGTTTTGCGAAATTCTCCGTCGCGTATAGGTCGATAGCGCTTCTAAATACCGACGAGAACCTTCTGCATAGAGTGTTCCCAGCGCCAACGACGATTTTCCGGATCCGGAAACACCCGCAATTGCAACAAGCTTTTCAAGCGGAATATCCACATCGATATTTTTTAAGTTGTGTACTCGTGCCCCTTTGATACTGATATGTTGAGGTCGCGGTCGTTTCTTTTGTTTCATACGATACCCCTACTAACCGGATCTTTAGGCTTTAAAGAAATTTTCTTATCCCTGTTGATTAAGCTGTAAGTATATTTGATCGGCAAGACCGAGCCCTGCATTTTTGGTCATTGTGCGGGAAAGCTCTTCGTACATCATATCGTCGTACATTTTACCGGCAAAGCTGTCTTTTCCGGTCAGGCTGTTTTTGCCGAGTGTACTCCGCATGGAATCGAGCATGATTTTGACAAAGTAGGATTCAAGCTCAAGGGCTTGCTGATACAGTTCGGAGGTTTTATCGATAGTGGCCTTTGCACCGGAGTGCTGTGCCGCAGAAACGGCGCCCATACCCTTAGGTTGAGCCGCCCGATCTGCATCGGTAGGATTGACGATTTCAAATGAGCTTAGATACTCACCCGGAAGCCGTGTCGAAAGATTTGAATGAGCGGATTCCTTCGCCGTAGAAAAGCGGGCGGATTCGGTCTTTAAGGAATCGAGCAACTGAGAAAAGCTCTGTGTGTTTTTTGCAGCATGTTTGTTCACCGGATGCTGCGGTGCGGTATGGCTGTTGTGCTGCACTGCGCTAATCATTGTTGTGCTCCTTCTTTCTATGAAGCCTCTAAAAAGATTGGTTCGTTTTTAGAGGTTTCTCTATATATCTTGATGGTTTAAAGACCTGCTGTTACCGCTTTAAGCCGACTGCGGTGCCGAGCATATTATCGCTGGTTTGGATGGCTTTTGAGTTAAATTCATAGGCGCGCTGTGCGACAATCATGTTGACCATTTCGCTGACGGTAGAGACATTCGACATTTCCAAAAATTTATGCTCGGTTTTGCCGAATCCGTTAAACCCGGGGCGCCCTGCGATAGCCTGACCCGATGCCGGAGTTTGCCGGAACAAATTGCTTCCTTGAGCGGAAAGCCCGACCGGATTCTGGAAGCGGTACAGCTCAATCTGGCCTACTTCTACCGGATCATCCTGCTCCCCTACCCGTACCGACACCCGACCGTCTTGGCTGATTGCAATCGTGTGCGGGAGATAGTTTTCCGGGAAAATAATTTCCGGCAAACAGCGGAGTCCGTTTGAGGTTACCAACTGCCGGTCGGCATCGATTTTAAAGGAACCATCCCGCGTATAGGCATAGGTGCCGTCATATTGCAGCACACGGAAAAACCCCTCTCCTGCAATAGCCACATCGGTAGAAACACCTGTGTTCTGCAGCGACCCTTGTTCAAAATTCCGCTGCGTCGCGGCGAGCTTTGCACCGTGCCCCATCTCCACGCCGACGGGTGTAATCGTATCTTCGGTTGCAGGTGTTCCCGCCGCCCGAATGGTCTGGTACAGCAGGTCTTCAAACTCTGCCCGCTGCTTTTTAAAACCGCTGGTATTCACGTTTGCAAGGTTGTTTGCAACGGTGTCGATATTTGCTTGCTGACTGTTCATGCCGGTTGCAGCTGTCCATAAACTTCTTACCATCTTATTCTCCTACGCTATTTTACTTTCGCAACCTCGTTCCAAAGTTTACTCATCATTGTATCTTCGGATTGAATTGTCTTTTGATTTGCCTCATACGCACGGTTGACCTCAATCATGCGTACCATCTCGTTGACTACCTTAATATTGGAAGCTTCGACAAAGCCCTGCACCACAACGGGACGGTCGCCGCCCTCCGCAGCGATAGCAGACCCCGACACGGGTGTATCAAGATAAAAACTGGAACCATGCTTTTTCAGATACCGGTCATTTTCAAAGGTAACGATTTTGAGCCGGTCGGTAAGCGTCGCATCCGAATCAGGTTCGGTTATCGGCCGCGCATAGACCTCTCCGTTTTGATTTACCTTATATTCCTTGTCCTGTAAAAAAATGCGACCATTTTCTCCAAGGACGGGATAGCCTTCTTTGGTCATCAAATAGCCTTCAACACCGACGGTAAAGTTCCCGTTGCGGGTATACCGTTCGCCGTAAGGGGTTTCTACACAGAAAAAGCCCTTGCCTTCAAGCGCGAGATCGGAGGCGGCATTGGTCTGCTTTAAGGAACCCTGCTCAAACTCGGTAAAGATTTCATTCAGCTCCACCCCAAGACCGAGTTTTCCGATAATGGGCGCAATGTCTGAGGAACCGAAGGGATTTTTAACAACGCCGTCATCATTTAAGCGCCGTATCAGTAATTCGGGGAAATTTTTATGGGTCGCAACGTCCCGTTTATAGCTTGTCGTATCGGCATTTGCTAAATTCTGAGCGATAACGTCCAGCTGTTTTTGCTGAGCGTTCATGCCGCTTGCCGCAGTGTACCAACCTCTAATCATAAGAACCTCTCTACTCAATATCGGCACAAGGGGAAAAATATGAAGAGGTTTTTATTGAAGCAATTATAATTGGAAGTTTATTGATTTCATTGCACTATCGTATGCCTGTATCTGTGGAGAAATCCGCATCGGTGATGAGCGAGTAGGCATAGCCCTGTTCCGCAAGAAATTTTTGACGGTGATCGGCGCATTCTTCTTCCACTGAATGGCGGGTTACCAGCGTGTAAAAAAACGAATCCCGCTCTTTAGGCCGAAGAATACGCCCGAGCCGCTGGGCTTCCTCCTGCCGGCTGCCGAAGGTGCCGGAAATCTGGATTGCAACGGAAGCATCCGGCAAATCGATTGCGAAATTCGCTACCTTGGAAACCACCAGTACGGAAATATCGCCCGCTCTGAATGAGTCGTACAACACTTCCCGTTCGGCATTCGGCGTTTTTCCGGTGATGAGCGGGGCATGCACCGCTTCGGCTATTTTTTTCAGCTGCGTAATGTATTGCCCGATAATCAAAATCTGGTCGTCGGTATGCCGTGCAAGCAGCTGCCGGACAATTTCGTTTTTTGCTTCGTTCTCACTCGCAATCCGGTGTTTTTCGCGCAAGGGGGCGGCGGCATACTCAATCTCTTTTGAGACCGGCAAGGGGATGCGTATCTCCGTACAATAGGCGTGAGCAATCCATCCCTTTTCTTCCAGTTCCTTCCACGGCACATCATAGCGCTTCGGGCCGACGAGACTAAACACATCCCCTTCGCAGCCGTCCTCTCTGATAAGCGTTGCCGTTAATCCGAGCCGTCTGATTACTTGCAGCTCTGCGGTAATGCGAAACACCGGAGCGGGAAGTAGATGTACTTCGTCATAGATAATCAAGCCCCAGTTCCGTTCGCGAAACAGCTTAAAATGAGGGAACTCCGATTCGGTATCCGGCCGCCATGTTAAAATTTGATAGGTTGCTACGGTAACCGGCTTAATCTCTTTGGTGTCACTTGAATAAATACCAATGGTATCAGGTTCTAGTCCGGTTTTATCGATTAACTCGCGCTTCCACTGATGCACCGCGGCGGTGTTGGTAGTTAGAATCAGCGTATCAGTGTTCAGCATCGACATAACCAACATACCGACAATCGTCTTACCTGCACCACAGGGCAACACAATCGTACCGAAACCCGTTCCCGGCCCCTTATCACCGGTAAATGCTTGCGCTGCTTCCCGCTGATAGTCGCGGATGATAAAATCTTTTCCTTTTTTTGTCTGTGTACGCAAATCTACCGCAAGCGGCGCACCGTCTTTCAACGGTACCTCATCGCGCACCGGCCAGCCCATTTTCAGCAGCGCCTGTTTTACCGTACCGCGGTTCAAAAGCGCAATTAAAAACGAACGAGGTTTTTCCGCCGCAACCAGATACTTTGCAAGCTTCGGCGAAGCTTTTAATTCCTGATATATCCGATCGTTTTCCGCCGTCAAATACAAAAACGCATCATCTTCACACTCGGTTAGTTTAATCTTTCCGTACCTG from the Treponema medium genome contains:
- a CDS encoding ATP-binding cassette domain-containing protein translates to MKQKKRPRPQHISIKGARVHNLKNIDVDIPLEKLVAIAGVSGSGKSSLALGTLYAEGSRRYLEALSTYTRRRISQNGRADIDEIRHVPAALALHQRPGIPGVRSTFGTASELLNSLRLMFSRLGSHVCPNGHHVPASMAVALMQPIVCPVCGEAFYGPGAEAMAFNSDGACPTCGGTGIVREVDDSTLVPDESISIEDGAVLPWKLFGLIAMPKTVAELGVRIDVPFSELTKEERRIVFEGEETKKMIVWHSKNGKIFELNCTYFNAHRAAENALHNAESEKGLDKIRKFLHETVCPDCKGTRLSEAVRATMLAGKNLAEATALTLDELLQWVEGVPTTLPEEMRPMALSIIASLTDNARRLKELGLGYLSLDRSSSTLSTGERQRVQLARAVRNETTGVLYVLDEPSIGLHPSNIDGLMEVVNSLIADGNSVVLVDHDVRVLKRADYIIEMGPLAGNEGGRIIAQGNVESIAKNPDSKIAGFITENENVLTRKRATKTELFAKGAIHLETAPIHTVHALTVDIPKSRLTAVTGVSGSGKTTLVLESLIPALQAAAAGKKAPFPVKKILACGITRVNLIDAAPIGVNVRSTVATYSGVADELRKLFAGTKAAKEKKLNASAFSYNTGTLRCSSCDGTGQISLDVQFLPDVVITCPDCGGSRYGKEAESITWKPKKSEQSYSLSELMRMTVHQARTVFSDLKKIGDSLSILDELGLGYLTLGEDTPALSGGEAQRLKLAAEMGKTQEDAVFIFDEPTIGLHPLDVQVLLGVFSQLVEAGATVIVIEHDLDLIANSDYVIDMGPGGGAAGGEIVAYGTPEEIAHNPASITGTYLAEVLK
- a CDS encoding rod-binding protein — translated: MISAVQHNSHTAPQHPVNKHAAKNTQSFSQLLDSLKTESARFSTAKESAHSNLSTRLPGEYLSSFEIVNPTDADRAAQPKGMGAVSAAQHSGAKATIDKTSELYQQALELESYFVKIMLDSMRSTLGKNSLTGKDSFAGKMYDDMMYEELSRTMTKNAGLGLADQIYLQLNQQG
- the flgG gene encoding flagellar basal-body rod protein FlgG, with amino-acid sequence MVRSLWTAATGMNSQQANIDTVANNLANVNTSGFKKQRAEFEDLLYQTIRAAGTPATEDTITPVGVEMGHGAKLAATQRNFEQGSLQNTGVSTDVAIAGEGFFRVLQYDGTYAYTRDGSFKIDADRQLVTSNGLRCLPEIIFPENYLPHTIAISQDGRVSVRVGEQDDPVEVGQIELYRFQNPVGLSAQGSNLFRQTPASGQAIAGRPGFNGFGKTEHKFLEMSNVSTVSEMVNMIVAQRAYEFNSKAIQTSDNMLGTAVGLKR
- the flgF gene encoding flagellar basal-body rod protein FlgF, which gives rise to MIRGWYTAASGMNAQQKQLDVIAQNLANADTTSYKRDVATHKNFPELLIRRLNDDGVVKNPFGSSDIAPIIGKLGLGVELNEIFTEFEQGSLKQTNAASDLALEGKGFFCVETPYGERYTRNGNFTVGVEGYLMTKEGYPVLGENGRIFLQDKEYKVNQNGEVYARPITEPDSDATLTDRLKIVTFENDRYLKKHGSSFYLDTPVSGSAIAAEGGDRPVVVQGFVEASNIKVVNEMVRMIEVNRAYEANQKTIQSEDTMMSKLWNEVAKVK
- a CDS encoding DNA repair helicase XPB, with the translated sequence MSASLKPLIIQGDRSILLDVHAPEATDARFALIPFAELEKSPEHLHTYRLTGLSLWNAASAGFTAEKITETLKRFSRFDIPPAVLGWVEETFSRYGKIKLTECEDDAFLYLTAENDRIYQELKASPKLAKYLVAAEKPRSFLIALLNRGTVKQALLKMGWPVRDEVPLKDGAPLAVDLRTQTKKGKDFIIRDYQREAAQAFTGDKGPGTGFGTIVLPCGAGKTIVGMLVMSMLNTDTLILTTNTAAVHQWKRELIDKTGLEPDTIGIYSSDTKEIKPVTVATYQILTWRPDTESEFPHFKLFRERNWGLIIYDEVHLLPAPVFRITAELQVIRRLGLTATLIREDGCEGDVFSLVGPKRYDVPWKELEEKGWIAHAYCTEIRIPLPVSKEIEYAAAPLREKHRIASENEAKNEIVRQLLARHTDDQILIIGQYITQLKKIAEAVHAPLITGKTPNAEREVLYDSFRAGDISVLVVSKVANFAIDLPDASVAIQISGTFGSRQEEAQRLGRILRPKERDSFFYTLVTRHSVEEECADHRQKFLAEQGYAYSLITDADFSTDTGIR